Proteins from a single region of Oryzihumus leptocrescens:
- a CDS encoding ring-opening amidohydrolase, translated as MPDAIEVRKVPIHSVADASELAKLIDDGVMEADRVIAIIGKTEGNGGVNDYTRIIADRAFREVLVAKGAPADQVKQIPIVWSGGTDGVISPHATIFATVDPARAVQTDEPRLTVGFAMSEPILPEEIGYTGMIEKVAAGVKVAMERAGITDVADVHYVQTKTPLLTIHTIRDAKARGKQVWTEHTHESMDLSNGTTGLGIAVALGEIEMPSDEDVMHNRDLYSSVASCSSGVELDQAQIVVVGNARGVGGRYRIGHSVMNDALDADGIWAAIKDAGLDLPERPHTSDLDGRLVNVFLKCEASQDGTVHGRRNAMLDDSDVHWHRQIKSCVGGVTAAVTGDPAVFVSVSAAHQGPEGGGPVAAIVDLGEQPTGYTWNG; from the coding sequence GTGCCTGATGCCATTGAGGTCCGCAAGGTCCCGATCCACAGCGTGGCCGACGCCTCCGAGCTGGCCAAGCTCATCGACGACGGCGTGATGGAGGCCGACCGCGTCATCGCCATCATCGGCAAGACCGAGGGCAACGGCGGCGTCAACGACTACACCCGGATCATCGCCGACCGGGCGTTCCGTGAGGTGCTCGTCGCCAAGGGGGCCCCGGCCGACCAGGTCAAGCAGATCCCGATCGTGTGGTCCGGCGGCACCGACGGCGTGATCAGCCCCCACGCCACGATCTTCGCCACCGTGGACCCGGCCAGGGCCGTGCAGACCGACGAGCCGCGCCTCACCGTCGGGTTCGCCATGAGCGAGCCGATCCTGCCCGAGGAGATCGGCTACACCGGCATGATCGAGAAGGTCGCCGCCGGCGTGAAGGTCGCCATGGAGCGCGCCGGCATCACCGACGTCGCCGACGTGCACTACGTGCAGACCAAGACCCCGCTGCTGACGATCCACACCATCCGCGACGCCAAGGCTCGCGGCAAGCAGGTCTGGACCGAGCACACCCACGAGTCGATGGACCTGTCCAACGGCACCACCGGCCTCGGCATCGCCGTCGCCCTCGGCGAGATCGAGATGCCGAGCGACGAGGACGTCATGCACAACCGCGACCTGTACTCCTCGGTCGCCTCCTGCTCCTCCGGCGTCGAGCTCGACCAGGCGCAGATCGTCGTCGTGGGCAACGCCCGCGGGGTCGGCGGCCGCTACCGCATCGGCCACTCGGTGATGAACGACGCCCTCGACGCCGACGGCATCTGGGCCGCGATCAAGGACGCCGGCCTCGACCTGCCCGAGCGCCCGCACACCTCGGACCTCGACGGCCGCCTGGTCAACGTCTTCCTGAAGTGCGAGGCCAGCCAGGACGGCACCGTCCACGGCCGCCGCAACGCGATGCTCGACGACTCCGACGTGCACTGGCACCGCCAGATCAAGTCCTGCGTCGGTGGCGTCACCGCGGCCGTGACCGGCGACCCGGCGGTCTTCGTCTCCGTCTCCGCCGCCCACCAGGGCCCCGAGGGCGGTGGCCCCGTCGCCGCCATCGTCGACCTGGGCGAGCAGCCGACCGGCTACACCTGGAACGGCTGA
- a CDS encoding carbamate kinase, whose amino-acid sequence MRVLLALGGNAMTGPDGSASPDAQRAAIAAAMESVADLIAAGHEVVITHGNGPQVGNLLVKNELAATVVPPVSLDWCGAQTQATIGFTVMNSLEASLARRGVERPVAAIVTRTRVDVDDPGFTHPTKPVGRFLPYEQARPLIEHGQLWEDRGEKGWRRIVASPEPREVLETGTLLTLIEAGYVVVAAGGGGIPVVRAEDGTVRGVEAVIDKDLTAALLARSVHADVLVIATDVDHAIKAWGTPQAEEIGVVSLEQMREIAGEGHFASGSMGPKVEAALRFVESGGPRAVITALEQIDKAVTGSYGTVIEGRPAKPHDPAGQNPTPQNPTENEG is encoded by the coding sequence GTGCGGGTCCTCCTCGCCCTCGGCGGCAACGCCATGACGGGCCCTGACGGCAGCGCCAGCCCCGACGCGCAGCGCGCCGCGATCGCCGCCGCCATGGAGTCGGTGGCCGACCTCATCGCCGCCGGGCACGAGGTCGTGATCACCCACGGCAACGGCCCCCAGGTCGGCAACCTGCTGGTCAAGAACGAGCTGGCCGCCACCGTCGTCCCGCCGGTCTCCCTGGACTGGTGCGGGGCGCAGACGCAGGCGACGATCGGCTTCACCGTGATGAACTCCCTCGAGGCCAGCCTGGCCCGGCGCGGGGTCGAGCGCCCCGTCGCCGCCATCGTCACGCGCACCCGCGTCGACGTCGACGACCCCGGCTTCACCCACCCCACCAAGCCGGTCGGCCGGTTCCTGCCCTACGAGCAGGCCAGGCCGCTGATCGAGCACGGCCAGCTCTGGGAGGACCGCGGCGAGAAGGGCTGGCGGCGCATCGTCGCCTCGCCCGAGCCGCGTGAGGTGCTCGAGACCGGCACCCTGCTCACCCTCATCGAGGCCGGCTACGTCGTCGTCGCGGCCGGCGGTGGCGGCATCCCGGTGGTCCGCGCCGAGGACGGCACGGTGCGCGGCGTCGAGGCGGTCATCGACAAGGACCTCACCGCGGCGCTGCTGGCCCGGTCGGTGCACGCCGACGTGCTCGTCATCGCCACCGACGTCGACCACGCCATCAAGGCCTGGGGCACCCCGCAGGCCGAGGAGATCGGCGTGGTCAGCCTGGAGCAGATGCGCGAGATCGCCGGTGAGGGCCACTTCGCCAGCGGCTCGATGGGCCCCAAGGTCGAGGCCGCGCTGCGCTTCGTCGAGTCCGGCGGCCCGCGCGCCGTGATCACCGCGCTGGAGCAGATCGACAAGGCCGTGACCGGGAGCTACGGGACGGTCATCGAGGGCCGTCCCGCCAAGCCGCACGACCCCGCAGGACAGAACCCCACACCGCAGAACCCCACCGAGAACGAAGGGTGA
- a CDS encoding carboxyl transferase domain-containing protein produces MTRRLGARELIETVLDEGSFESWDTTPVPVAEPGSAYAAELAAAAEKAGTDESLITGSARLRGRRVAVVLGEFRFLAGSIGRAAAERLVLAVERATREGLPLFAAPTSGGTRMQEGTSAFVGMVKISAAIAAHKDAGLPYIVYLRHPTTGGVFASWGSLGHVTVAEPGALVGFLGPRVYEALYGAPFPEGVQTSENLFEQGLIDAVLPVEALAEVASRALNVLMAPREDLPVVPELPREDLPDLPAWDSILRSRRPERPGVRALLKLGATDVVPLHGTGQGEQDPGLLIALARFGGAPCVVLGQDRKHQTFENPLGPAGLREARRGMRLARELKLPLVSVIDTAGAALSREAEEGGLAGEIARCLSELVMLDAPTVCLLLGQGTGGGALALMPADRVICAQHSWLSPLPPEGASAILYRDTDHAPDLAASQGVRSLDLLREGIVDRIVAEHPDAADEPAEFCARMSQVLQHELGLLLRADPAERLAARLARYRRLG; encoded by the coding sequence GTGACCCGCCGCCTCGGCGCCCGTGAGCTGATCGAGACCGTCCTCGACGAGGGCAGCTTCGAGAGCTGGGACACCACACCGGTGCCGGTGGCCGAGCCGGGCAGCGCGTATGCCGCCGAGCTCGCCGCCGCGGCGGAGAAGGCCGGCACCGACGAGTCGCTCATCACCGGCTCGGCCCGGCTGCGCGGGCGTCGGGTCGCCGTGGTGCTGGGCGAGTTCCGGTTCCTGGCCGGCTCGATCGGCCGGGCCGCCGCCGAGCGCCTGGTGCTCGCGGTCGAGCGGGCGACCCGGGAGGGGCTGCCGCTGTTCGCCGCCCCGACCTCGGGCGGCACCAGGATGCAGGAGGGCACCAGCGCCTTCGTCGGGATGGTCAAGATCTCGGCGGCGATCGCGGCGCACAAGGACGCCGGGCTGCCCTACATCGTCTACCTGCGCCACCCCACCACCGGCGGCGTCTTCGCTTCGTGGGGCTCGCTCGGCCACGTCACGGTCGCCGAGCCGGGCGCGCTGGTCGGCTTCCTCGGGCCGCGGGTCTATGAGGCGCTCTACGGCGCGCCGTTCCCGGAGGGTGTGCAGACCTCGGAGAACCTCTTCGAGCAGGGCCTCATCGACGCCGTGCTGCCGGTCGAGGCGCTGGCCGAGGTCGCCTCGCGGGCGCTGAACGTGCTCATGGCCCCGCGCGAGGACCTGCCCGTGGTGCCCGAGCTGCCCCGGGAGGACCTGCCCGACCTGCCCGCGTGGGACTCGATCCTGCGCTCGCGCCGGCCCGAGCGGCCCGGCGTGCGGGCGCTGCTCAAGCTCGGCGCCACCGACGTCGTGCCGCTGCACGGCACCGGCCAGGGCGAGCAGGACCCGGGGCTGCTCATCGCCCTGGCCCGCTTCGGCGGGGCGCCCTGCGTCGTGCTGGGCCAGGACCGCAAGCACCAGACGTTCGAGAACCCGCTCGGCCCGGCCGGGCTGCGCGAGGCCCGCCGCGGCATGCGCCTGGCCCGGGAGCTCAAGCTGCCGCTGGTCAGCGTCATCGACACCGCGGGCGCCGCGCTGTCCCGCGAGGCCGAGGAGGGCGGGCTGGCCGGCGAGATCGCGCGCTGCCTGTCCGAGCTGGTCATGCTCGACGCGCCGACCGTCTGCCTGCTGCTCGGGCAGGGCACCGGCGGCGGAGCGCTCGCGCTCATGCCGGCCGACCGGGTCATCTGCGCCCAGCACTCCTGGCTCTCGCCGCTGCCGCCGGAGGGCGCCTCGGCGATCCTCTACCGCGACACCGACCACGCGCCGGACCTTGCCGCGTCGCAGGGCGTGCGGTCGCTGGACCTGCTGCGCGAGGGCATCGTCGACCGGATCGTCGCCGAGCACCCCGACGCCGCGGACGAGCCCGCCGAGTTCTGCGCGCGGATGTCGCAGGTGCTGCAGCACGAGCTGGGCCTGCTGCTGCGCGCAGACCCGGCCGAGCGGCTCGCCGCCCGGCTGGCCCGCTACCGCCGCCTCGGCTGA
- a CDS encoding CaiB/BaiF CoA transferase family protein, translating to MTGPLDGTTVIDLTRALAGPHAGMMLGDLGARVIKVETPGGGDDTRGWGPPFVGPEDDPISTYFLSCNRNKESITLDLKSEDGVATLTRLVTHADVLLENFRPGVLDRLGFSVERLHELNPRLVILSISGFGHDGPEGGRAGYDQIAQGEAGLMSLTGPDPDHPTRVGVPIGDLLAGMYGAYGVVAALHERTTTGRGRVVRTSLLAAIVGVHAFQGTRYTVAGEVGRAQGNHHPSICPYGLFSCADGMLQIAVGSEGLWRKFCTAFGLDPDAEGMATNRERVGNRDAVVDAVNAAFADRKLAELLPALAAAGIPAGEVRTLDRVYEWEQTRSQGLVIDVDHPVLGTVQLPGPPLRFDDNLYAGGRAEHLAPPALGQHNASVRAWLDERDAEGTAS from the coding sequence GTGACCGGACCGCTCGACGGCACCACCGTCATCGACCTCACCCGCGCCCTTGCCGGCCCGCACGCCGGGATGATGCTGGGCGACCTCGGTGCCCGGGTCATCAAGGTGGAGACGCCCGGCGGCGGGGACGACACCCGCGGCTGGGGCCCGCCGTTCGTCGGGCCCGAGGACGACCCGATCTCGACGTACTTCCTGTCCTGCAACCGCAACAAGGAGTCGATCACCCTCGACCTCAAGAGCGAGGACGGGGTGGCGACGCTGACCCGGCTGGTCACCCACGCCGACGTGCTGCTGGAGAACTTCCGGCCCGGCGTGCTCGACCGGCTCGGCTTCAGCGTCGAGCGGCTGCACGAGCTCAACCCGCGCCTGGTCATCCTCTCGATCAGTGGCTTCGGCCACGACGGTCCGGAGGGTGGCCGGGCCGGGTACGACCAGATCGCGCAGGGCGAGGCCGGCCTGATGTCGCTGACCGGCCCCGACCCCGACCACCCCACGCGCGTCGGGGTGCCGATCGGGGACCTGCTCGCCGGGATGTACGGCGCCTACGGCGTCGTCGCCGCCCTGCACGAGCGCACCACCACGGGCAGGGGCCGGGTCGTGCGGACCAGCCTGCTGGCCGCGATCGTGGGCGTGCACGCCTTCCAGGGCACCCGCTACACCGTCGCCGGCGAGGTGGGCCGCGCCCAGGGCAACCACCACCCGAGCATCTGCCCCTACGGCCTGTTCTCCTGCGCCGACGGGATGCTGCAGATCGCCGTCGGCAGCGAGGGCCTGTGGCGCAAGTTCTGCACCGCCTTCGGGCTGGACCCCGACGCCGAGGGCATGGCCACCAACCGGGAGCGGGTCGGCAACCGCGACGCCGTCGTGGACGCGGTCAACGCCGCCTTCGCCGACCGCAAGCTCGCCGAGCTGCTGCCCGCCCTGGCCGCGGCCGGCATACCGGCGGGTGAGGTGCGCACCCTGGACCGCGTCTACGAGTGGGAGCAGACCCGTTCCCAGGGGCTGGTCATCGACGTGGACCACCCGGTGCTCGGGACGGTCCAGCTGCCCGGGCCGCCGCTGCGCTTCGACGACAACCTGTATGCCGGGGGGCGGGCCGAGCACCTCGCCCCACCGGCCCTGGGCCAGCACAACGCCAGCGTGCGGGCCTGGCTCGACGAGCGCGACGCCGAGGGCACCGCGTCGTGA
- a CDS encoding hydantoinase B/oxoprolinase family protein, producing MTAVTDTPALNVDPIVLEIVEGTLASVEMEVETAIARTSRSPMIRDAHDFRAGIHDRRLRKLTGRSYSALVHPVARDYPLETMREGDVFFHNDVYESEGGIGHLPDLCVTVPVFHQGEVVAFVQAFGHHDDIGGACPGSMPSGATSVYEEGLMVPPIRLWDAGVPNEAALKIMTRNSRMPESLAADLDAECSACLMGAARLSDLFNRYGRETVEAAFDAILDKTTETYRREILSKIPDGEYVWEDYAEHDGVDEPRLHTQRITLTKTSTGGPGNGPKIVIDFTGTAPQAKGPINHCGDYADGNFLKKWLAPILRNLADTPERMAELDVNEGIVPLIEMKFPEKGTLLTPIFPAPTNARTFVILRLLGVLAGVIAKAVDGKMPADQETIRYTGVYGHDRDGNDYLMREVLGGGSGGRYYADGEDTIHVVPDSRNLPTEFTESRFPFLVERLGLAVDSGGAGRYRGGLGYEKQIRMLKDANFMSIADRSILACWGVKGGKAGKPFQVTIDAGGPNEREVDALADHEPVKAGEVIRIRTTGGGGWGDPLERPYDEVQRDLRWGKVSFEGARTDYGVVATGTKDEPVIDTAASDALRAERRADRGEQPFFDRGPGYATLAAGATAADVDWL from the coding sequence GTGACCGCTGTGACCGACACCCCGGCCCTCAACGTCGACCCGATCGTCCTGGAGATCGTCGAGGGCACCCTGGCCAGCGTCGAGATGGAGGTCGAGACCGCCATCGCGCGCACCTCCCGCTCGCCCATGATCCGCGACGCGCACGACTTCCGCGCCGGCATCCACGACCGGCGGCTGCGCAAGCTGACCGGCCGCTCGTACAGCGCCCTGGTCCACCCGGTCGCCCGCGACTACCCGCTCGAGACCATGCGCGAGGGCGACGTGTTCTTCCACAACGACGTCTACGAGTCCGAGGGCGGCATCGGTCACCTGCCGGACCTGTGCGTCACGGTCCCCGTCTTCCACCAGGGCGAGGTCGTCGCGTTCGTGCAGGCCTTCGGCCACCACGACGACATCGGCGGCGCCTGCCCCGGCTCGATGCCCTCCGGCGCGACCAGCGTCTACGAGGAGGGGCTGATGGTGCCCCCGATCCGGCTGTGGGACGCCGGCGTGCCCAACGAGGCCGCGCTGAAGATCATGACGCGCAACAGCCGTATGCCGGAGTCCCTCGCCGCCGACCTCGACGCCGAGTGCTCCGCCTGCCTCATGGGCGCGGCGCGCCTGTCGGACCTGTTCAACCGCTACGGCCGCGAGACCGTCGAAGCGGCCTTCGACGCGATCCTCGACAAGACCACCGAGACCTACCGCCGCGAGATCCTGTCCAAGATCCCCGACGGCGAGTACGTCTGGGAGGACTACGCCGAACACGACGGCGTCGACGAGCCGAGGCTGCACACCCAGCGGATCACGCTGACCAAGACGAGCACCGGCGGCCCCGGCAACGGCCCGAAGATCGTCATCGACTTCACCGGCACCGCGCCGCAGGCCAAGGGCCCGATCAACCACTGCGGGGACTACGCCGACGGCAACTTCCTCAAGAAGTGGCTCGCGCCGATCCTGCGCAACCTCGCCGACACCCCCGAGCGGATGGCCGAGCTCGACGTCAACGAGGGCATCGTGCCGCTCATCGAGATGAAGTTCCCCGAGAAGGGCACGCTGCTCACGCCGATCTTCCCGGCGCCGACCAACGCCCGGACGTTCGTCATCCTGCGCCTGCTCGGCGTGCTCGCTGGCGTGATCGCCAAGGCCGTCGACGGCAAGATGCCCGCCGACCAGGAGACGATCCGCTACACCGGCGTCTACGGCCACGACCGCGACGGCAACGACTACCTCATGCGTGAGGTGCTGGGTGGCGGCTCAGGCGGCCGGTACTACGCCGACGGTGAGGACACCATCCACGTCGTGCCGGACTCGCGGAACCTGCCGACCGAGTTCACCGAGAGCCGCTTCCCGTTCCTCGTCGAGCGCCTCGGCCTGGCCGTCGACTCCGGCGGCGCGGGCCGCTACCGCGGCGGCCTGGGCTACGAGAAGCAGATCCGGATGCTCAAGGACGCCAACTTCATGTCCATCGCCGACCGCTCGATCCTGGCCTGTTGGGGCGTCAAGGGCGGCAAGGCGGGCAAGCCGTTCCAGGTGACCATCGACGCGGGCGGCCCGAACGAGCGCGAGGTCGACGCCCTCGCCGACCACGAGCCGGTGAAGGCCGGGGAGGTCATCCGCATCCGCACCACCGGCGGTGGCGGCTGGGGCGACCCGCTCGAGCGGCCGTACGACGAGGTGCAGCGCGACCTGAGGTGGGGCAAGGTCTCCTTCGAGGGCGCCCGCACCGACTACGGCGTCGTGGCCACGGGCACCAAGGACGAGCCGGTGATCGACACCGCGGCGTCCGACGCCCTGCGTGCCGAGCGCCGCGCCGACCGCGGCGAGCAGCCGTTCTTCGACCGCGGACCCGGCTACGCCACGCTGGCCGCCGGCGCCACCGCCGCGGACGTCGACTGGCTCTGA